Part of the Vigna angularis cultivar LongXiaoDou No.4 chromosome 1, ASM1680809v1, whole genome shotgun sequence genome, TTTCTAAAATTAGATAATGAGTTAATtcgtttgtgtttttgtttttaactaATGGTATGATTAAGTACAGGCAGATGTGTGCCATGCGTACCAGTTGCTTATCAAAGGTGgagtgaaaaaagaaaacattgtgGTGTTTATGTACGACGACATAGCCCACAACAAGCAGAATCCCAGACCTGGAGTGATCATCAACCATCCTCGGGGTCCAGATGTCTATGCTGGGGTTCCTAAGGTCATTTCCTTCTCTCTGCTAATTCCTTTTCTATTTAAGCTAACAAACTTAATTATTCTAGTATTACCTGCGCTTATGCTTAATTAATCCGCTCGTGTCAAACTTTCACACTTTTTTGAGCTTTAATTTCTTCTCAATTATTTAACAGCTGCCAAAGGTTTCCATGTTAGTCTTTCGAAATGGGAAAACTTTTTTCTCaacctttcttttttaaaacaagGTGGTGCAACATGTCTGCTGATTTCTGTGATGTTTgtatatttgaaagaaaaaacacgCATATATATTAAGCGAGTCTTTTGCCTTTGAGATACAGTTGTACTATATTAACATTCATTTCTCACTTTTAGAAGAAGAGAGTGGTGTATTATGAATggaaaaacactaaaaaaagtgtggtgaaaaaaaattattttaaaaacatttaatcatACCTAGTAGTTGTTGGAAACAGAAGTTAAATTACGCAAAAAAGATTTGACATTCTTCTGTCATTGTCTGATTGTGCGTTGGAGCATATAAGTCTAAAGTTTTTTTTGGTGGAAAGCAACGTTGATATTAGATCATATCGAATGaaactaatatatatacaaaaaataaaaaataaaactccgTATGAAACTTTTGTTGCTGGCAACAATTGACTTAATTAATTGTGGTACTTGGCATATGGATGGTGGTGGAGTAACTTAAATTCTAATATATTCGATTTGATAAATTAGGAGAGAACACTGGTAAACGCAATTATTGCGTTGTTGATATACATTAGATGTCTAAAGTTTGCGTTCACTGTTGATGATATTTTtcaaatagtaatattttaatgGTCAATTCATAAGGCACTAGCTCCATTGTCTAAACAAATTAGCCATTACAGTGACAAATAGAAAACGAATCGTTACCATTTGTTCTTGTGTGTAAAGAGAAAAGGATTTGTTACCTAGAGTATTAGAAAATTGATTATCTTGTGTTGTTCCGTTCATTGAATTTGTcccttgattttttattttttttttcattttaggaTTACACTGGTGAGAATGTGAATTCCAGGAATTTCTTCGCCGTTCTTCTGGGGGACAAGAAAAAAGTGAAGGGAGGAAGTGGCAAGGTGATTAATAGCAAAGCAGAAGATAGAATATTTATATACTACTCTGATCATGGAGGTCCAGGAGTTCTTGGTGAGTTAagcttttcatttctttttccaGTTGTTTCTGATTAAGAACATTCAGAACTCAGTCATTAGTATTTGAACGTAGTtgtatgaaataaaattgtataaGGGCGAAAAACTGTTCAAACCAGAAGCATGTTTATACTAGATAAAGACATTATAGGTTTGTGAATTCTAATTTGATTGTAGGGATGCCAAACTTGCCCTACCTTTATGCTATGGATTTTGTGGATGTCTTGAAGAAGAAACATGCATCTAGAGGCTACAAGAAGATGGTAAAAAATCATTTCTTGAGTATATGATGACTGGAAATGATGCCGATAACTTTAATTAAGTTGTGAAAAAGTTACGATTTGGCGATGTAGGTGATATACGTAGAAGCATGTGAAAGTGGGAGCATTTTTGAGGGTATAATGCCCaagaatttgaatatttatgtCACAACAGCATCGAATGCCCAAGAGAATAGTTGGGGAACTTATTGTCCTGGAATGAATCCTTCTCCTCCTCCAGAATACATCACTTGCCTGGGGGATTTGTACAGCGTTGCTTGGATGGAAGACAGgtataaatacatttttcttgTGTTCAAGTTTAACCCactataaacattaaaaaaaaaaaaaaaaaactcttttcaCTTAAAGCTCTGCACCTTGCTCACTTTGGTCAACGTCCTTTTGTTGTTCCTTTAGGTCTTTGATGACATTGAAAGTAAATTGTAATGgccaaaatttgaatttttttagtgaaaaatggATTGATTATTGGCACTATAAATGTTAACTTCCGCTCTGTTTGAAATGCGAAATTGACTTCCACTTAAATTTTCTGCAGTGAGAGTCACAATCTGAAAAAAGAAACCGTGGCACAACAATACCAATCGGTAAgaaattttgaatgaatttcAGTGCTGTGTATTTTGAATATTAGCATTGggggaaaagaaaacaaaaaacattttttcttgtGCAGGTAAAACATCGGACTTCAAATCTTCAGAACTACGGGATGGGTTCACATGTGATGGAATATGGTGATGCCAACATCACAGCCGAAAAGCTTTATTTATACCAAGGTTTTAATCCTGCCACTGTGAACTTCCCTCCATTCAACGCCAGACCAGAAGCTAAAATGGAAGTTGTTAACCAGAGAGATGCAGATCTTTTCT contains:
- the LOC108322532 gene encoding vacuolar-processing enzyme: MAVRRFLLSKTSCCSVVFLSWMLVTLMRVQGAGARPNRRELDSFIKLPTEPEDAESDELGTRWAVLVAGSNGFGNYRHQADVCHAYQLLIKGGVKKENIVVFMYDDIAHNKQNPRPGVIINHPRGPDVYAGVPKDYTGENVNSRNFFAVLLGDKKKVKGGSGKVINSKAEDRIFIYYSDHGGPGVLGMPNLPYLYAMDFVDVLKKKHASRGYKKMVIYVEACESGSIFEGIMPKNLNIYVTTASNAQENSWGTYCPGMNPSPPPEYITCLGDLYSVAWMEDSESHNLKKETVAQQYQSVKHRTSNLQNYGMGSHVMEYGDANITAEKLYLYQGFNPATVNFPPFNARPEAKMEVVNQRDADLFFMWQMYQRSNQQPEKKTDILKQITETVKHRKHLDGSVELIGVLLYGPGKASSVLQSVRTPGLPLVDDWTCLKSMVRVFETHCGSLTQYGMKHMRAFANICNSGVSETSMENACVAACGGYHAGQLHPSNTGYSA